One genomic segment of Oncorhynchus kisutch isolate 150728-3 linkage group LG15, Okis_V2, whole genome shotgun sequence includes these proteins:
- the LOC109880847 gene encoding serine/threonine-protein phosphatase 5-like, with the protein MANDTATSASGSKEKMAEEDTNAEKFKEKANNYFKERDYENAIKYYTEALELKPCSAIYFSNRSLAYLRTECYGYALADATKCLEIDQNYIKGYYRRATSNMALGKFKAALKDYETVRHDKVSRDRKVKVRLSKMTGDEA; encoded by the exons ATGGCGAACGATACGGCAACGTCGGCTAGCGGGAGCAAGGAGAAGATGGCGGAGGAAGATACAAATGCAGAGAAATTCAAGGAGAAGGCGAATAATTACTTTAAAG AGCGAGACTATGAGAATGCGATCAAATACTACACGGAGGCGTTGGAGCTCAAACCGTGCAGCGCCATCTACTTCTCCAACCGCAGCCTGGCATACCTGCGGACAGAGTGCTATGGCTACGCCCTGGCCGATGCCACCAAGTGTCTGGAGATAGACCAGAACTACATCAAGGGTTACTACCGCCGAGCCACGTCCAACATGGCCCTGGGCAAGTTCAAGGCTGCACTCAAAGACTACGAGACGGTAAGACATGACAAGGTTAGTCGAGACAGGAAAGTTAAAGTTAGACTCAGCAAGATGACAGGAGACGAGGCTTAA